The proteins below are encoded in one region of Myxococcales bacterium:
- the erpA gene encoding iron-sulfur cluster insertion protein ErpA, translating to MISLTDKAAAKVKEIQKDEELNEQGLRLRVVGGGCAGFSYDLYFEDEVQEIDRIFESQGIKLYVDMMSYSYLEGTEIDYVDGLHGAGFKFNNPKSSATCGCGSSFSA from the coding sequence ATGATTTCACTTACCGACAAAGCAGCTGCAAAAGTAAAAGAAATCCAAAAGGATGAAGAACTCAACGAGCAAGGTTTGCGTTTGCGCGTAGTCGGCGGCGGATGTGCTGGGTTTAGCTACGATTTGTATTTCGAAGACGAAGTCCAAGAGATTGATCGTATTTTTGAATCGCAAGGCATCAAGCTCTACGTCGACATGATGAGCTACTCCTATCTTGAAGGAACCGAAATCGACTATGTCGATGGGCTTCATGGCGCTGGCTTTAAATTCAACAATCCAAAATCCTCAGCCACTTGCGGTTGCGGCTCAAGTTTTAGCGCATAG
- the pgsW gene encoding poly-gamma-glutamate system protein — MIILSASASQFGANLLDLLWPDMEKVLYDKGIFEHRSVAASIGGIGDSGKGLPKKGLKALYRAVQANDLTLLQSESLSDGVDQRMQIYYTMASGRPIKAYINVGGGSISVGKKIGKQMFASGMNKKAPPGVSAVDGVMSRFIESGVPVIHMYGIKKSQKSSAWQLSPLLCPRSGRGISTQKKLTIVG, encoded by the coding sequence ATTATTATCCTGAGCGCATCGGCATCTCAGTTTGGCGCGAACCTCCTTGATTTGTTGTGGCCCGATATGGAAAAAGTGCTTTACGATAAAGGAATTTTTGAGCACCGATCGGTGGCTGCTTCGATTGGCGGTATTGGCGACAGTGGTAAAGGTTTACCCAAAAAAGGCCTCAAAGCGTTGTATCGTGCGGTGCAAGCGAATGATTTAACCTTGCTTCAAAGTGAGTCTCTTTCCGATGGCGTCGATCAACGCATGCAGATTTATTATACAATGGCCAGCGGTCGGCCCATCAAGGCTTACATCAATGTGGGTGGCGGCTCGATCTCCGTAGGTAAAAAAATTGGCAAGCAGATGTTTGCTTCGGGCATGAATAAAAAGGCGCCTCCGGGGGTATCGGCGGTCGATGGCGTGATGTCGCGTTTCATTGAAAGCGGCGTGCCTGTTATTCACATGTACGGCATCAAAAAATCGCAGAAAAGTTCGGCTTGGCAATTGAGCCCGCTGCTATGCCCGAGGTCGGGCAGGGGGATATCTACGCAGAAGAAGCTTACAATCGTTGGCTGA
- the pgsW gene encoding poly-gamma-glutamate system protein: protein MKNLYWRSQRISRTALTLIAIGSCLSLMTVEHLKERVKKPDYGLKIHAARLTKQAFDAILDERKTRRLPVQTYNDPAGSGLIGDLMSEATTNYGSLSSKRTSVNPNFAAVMVHYLRDLGVRPGDVVAVGYSGSFPAINIATLAAIQTLKLNPLLS from the coding sequence ATGAAGAATTTGTATTGGCGCTCTCAGCGTATTTCTCGCACTGCACTCACGCTTATTGCGATTGGCTCCTGTCTAAGCCTAATGACAGTTGAGCATTTAAAAGAACGAGTCAAAAAGCCAGACTATGGTCTTAAAATTCACGCCGCGCGACTCACCAAACAAGCCTTTGACGCCATCCTCGATGAACGTAAAACCAGGCGACTTCCTGTGCAAACGTACAATGATCCTGCTGGAAGCGGTTTGATAGGCGACCTTATGTCCGAAGCGACGACGAACTATGGATCGCTTAGCTCGAAGAGGACTTCCGTCAATCCTAACTTTGCAGCTGTCATGGTGCACTATTTGCGTGACCTTGGTGTTCGTCCCGGTGATGTCGTTGCTGTTGGATACTCTGGATCGTTTCCGGCCATTAATATTGCAACCTTAGCGGCTATTCAAACGCTCAAACTCAATCCATTATTATCCTGA
- the pgsC gene encoding poly-gamma-glutamate biosynthesis protein PgsC: MSPLALSIGIGLFTSLLFSELLGLAVGGMVVPGYLAIMLHHPLRVALTIGAGVVSFAFVHAISSFTIIYGRRRTVLMILAGYIVGTLISLDPGQFLSKQSADVTVIGYIIPGLIAIWIDRQGLIATLGALVTSSVVVRLLLLLLGLELGS, from the coding sequence ATGAGTCCTTTAGCACTGTCGATTGGAATTGGGTTGTTCACGAGCTTGCTTTTCTCTGAGCTGCTTGGGCTTGCCGTGGGCGGTATGGTCGTGCCGGGTTATCTGGCGATCATGCTTCATCACCCTTTGCGTGTGGCGCTTACCATTGGAGCGGGGGTGGTATCCTTTGCTTTTGTTCACGCCATATCAAGTTTTACTATTATCTACGGTCGGCGAAGAACGGTCCTGATGATTCTTGCGGGATACATCGTGGGTACCCTAATCAGTCTTGATCCTGGCCAATTTCTTTCAAAACAAAGCGCGGACGTTACCGTTATCGGTTACATCATCCCAGGACTAATTGCGATATGGATTGATCGGCAGGGCTTGATTGCTACGCTTGGCGCTCTTGTTACGAGTTCTGTTGTGGTACGTCTATTGCTTTTGTTGCTTGGTTTGGAGCTTGGTTCATGA
- the pgsB gene encoding poly-gamma-glutamate synthase PgsB, protein MNGSFYVLVVLFAVLVVWLAVERFVHRMLLKRIPIRVHVNGTRGKSSVTRLIAAALREGGIRSCAKTTGTLARMIMPDGKEYPLFRPMGANVIEQLRVVRLAAKLKAEALVVECMALQPILQSLSERVMVSATHGVLTNARADHLEVMGPTEEDVARALAGTVPKKAVLFCSERKYTSIFAKACQDRKSKLVTVDDADVADVSDDDMNGFPYMEHKENVALALRVCVELGVERKTALAGMKKSTPDPGALANYTVEFFGRHFEFINGFAANDPTSTGAIWNRAVKEAKPGQRVIALVNCRVDRPDRSKQLGVACVQWPIADHYVLMGTGTYVFAKTATRAGLDPSKLNYAEGFRAEEIFELLAELSGRNSLIIGIANIGGQGLEILRYFQNRSMLAPLLEER, encoded by the coding sequence ATGAACGGTAGTTTCTATGTATTAGTTGTGCTTTTTGCAGTGCTCGTGGTCTGGCTTGCGGTCGAGCGGTTTGTGCATCGCATGCTCTTAAAGAGAATCCCAATCCGCGTGCATGTGAACGGTACGAGAGGCAAATCAAGCGTCACTCGGTTGATCGCAGCCGCTCTTCGCGAAGGCGGCATTCGCAGCTGCGCTAAAACAACAGGTACCCTGGCTCGCATGATTATGCCCGATGGCAAGGAGTATCCTCTATTTCGGCCAATGGGCGCCAACGTGATTGAACAGTTGCGTGTGGTGCGGCTTGCGGCGAAACTCAAAGCTGAAGCTCTCGTGGTCGAGTGCATGGCACTGCAACCGATTTTGCAGTCGCTAAGTGAGCGCGTAATGGTTTCGGCAACGCACGGTGTGCTGACCAATGCTCGGGCAGATCATTTGGAAGTGATGGGTCCAACGGAGGAGGATGTCGCGCGAGCTCTGGCTGGAACGGTTCCAAAGAAGGCCGTGTTATTTTGTTCGGAGCGAAAGTACACTTCAATTTTTGCTAAAGCATGTCAGGATCGAAAAAGCAAGTTGGTTACAGTCGACGATGCCGATGTCGCCGATGTCAGTGACGATGATATGAACGGTTTTCCCTATATGGAGCATAAGGAAAACGTCGCATTGGCGCTTCGTGTGTGCGTTGAGCTTGGTGTGGAGCGTAAGACTGCCCTTGCAGGTATGAAAAAATCAACACCTGATCCTGGGGCTTTGGCGAATTATACCGTTGAGTTCTTTGGTCGACATTTCGAGTTCATCAATGGTTTTGCGGCAAACGATCCCACCTCGACGGGGGCTATCTGGAATCGTGCCGTCAAAGAGGCCAAGCCAGGACAACGAGTTATTGCGTTGGTAAACTGTCGAGTCGATCGACCGGATCGTTCAAAGCAACTAGGTGTTGCATGTGTTCAGTGGCCTATCGCAGACCACTATGTTTTGATGGGAACAGGAACCTATGTTTTTGCAAAAACAGCTACAAGAGCAGGTCTTGATCCCAGCAAACTTAATTACGCGGAGGGTTTTCGTGCAGAGGAGATTTTTGAGCTCCTTGCGGAACTTTCTGGGCGAAACAGTTTGATTATTGGTATTGCAAATATCGGGGGACAGGGCTTGGAAATACTTCGCTATTTTCAAAATCGCAGCATGTTAGCGCCCTTGTTGGAAGAGAGATAA
- a CDS encoding AAA family ATPase yields the protein MLYDKDSSKRCSRIVLTGGPGGGKTTAADLFRREIGERVVVVPETATMLFAGGFPRVDNLHARQAAQQAIFHVQRNLEDIQFANYPGRILLCDRGTVDGAAYWTDGPDEFFLKVGSSLEVELKRYDAVLFFESAAVGGLEIEGGNPQRIEDIEDAKALDLRLRKLWSAHPNYFFIPHNSSFFQKITFAFAALENFIGQLGG from the coding sequence TTGCTTTACGACAAAGACAGCTCAAAGCGTTGTTCAAGGATAGTCCTTACTGGTGGTCCAGGTGGAGGCAAAACAACGGCTGCGGATTTATTTCGGCGCGAAATTGGTGAGCGGGTGGTAGTCGTTCCGGAAACAGCAACCATGTTGTTCGCCGGAGGCTTCCCAAGGGTTGATAACTTGCATGCGAGGCAGGCCGCACAGCAAGCGATTTTTCATGTGCAGCGCAACCTTGAAGATATCCAGTTTGCAAACTATCCAGGCCGCATTCTTTTGTGCGATCGAGGCACTGTTGATGGCGCAGCTTACTGGACCGATGGTCCAGATGAATTTTTTCTCAAGGTGGGTTCAAGTCTTGAGGTGGAGTTGAAACGCTATGATGCAGTCTTGTTCTTTGAAAGTGCTGCTGTTGGTGGCTTAGAGATTGAAGGTGGAAACCCTCAACGCATCGAAGATATTGAGGACGCTAAAGCTCTTGATTTGCGCCTGCGTAAACTCTGGTCTGCCCACCCCAACTATTTTTTCATTCCGCATAATTCTTCTTTTTTTCAGAAAATAACTTTTGCTTTTGCTGCTCTGGAGAACTTTATCGGTCAGTTGGGCGGCTAA
- a CDS encoding tetratricopeptide repeat protein: MADSKDPKTSELRIDEIRAVTNLPQKSLPPPPPRKSAKPIQPPQRTHSAAPTTAYESDRPTIEDLNATVSQQSVLSLRAKTLITRFQNDLLSNPDALRAARLHFELAHLFDCHLQNQSKAIEHYKKSLELKSDHLPSIQGLRRIMLDKGQFEEALPLFDRELERTGNVRDKARLLRQKAAVIETSMSEPDKAFEHYCRAFELDNSDHAALLGLDRCARVLGQWDKLDQVYQKRIALIDKESIYRAQQLFERAWIAETQHQPDISAPELYTAALAIDPNHLPARAALKRLHETQENWQSLIEVLTHEAEYTKDIRIKADNYLRIAQLYSEKLSDADNTAQALQKASSVCPQDAVILARLARLYEETARHRAAIGVWERWVSIVEDPTDLVSVSFRIAKIADDLLDDEELAIQWYERTLGIEPSHTASRHRLEQLYRKQQNWDALVGMLLAFARASEDNKERAAVHAKVAGILEEHTKEPNDAIDHHLRALSFVSDYQGSFKALDRLFRSTGRFAELLQLYERLVEEQNDPTEKTELLFAMGGLCENEVKDFAQAALCYKRILGVQKDSLRAIRALQRVLERAKDYKELAEALKLEARLTVEKSRLAQIHNQIGILLFEKLNDLQGATVNLRKALDADETFAPALEQLCLIYTQAGRWEDVLRVLQRQANIETQPKASASLYFEIARLCEYTLGQADQAIRAYAKVIEFDPSHRQGVESLRSLLVKHERWKELSVTLEHLFKHASTASEKAFICLDLASLYEKKLEDLPQAILFYEKAISLQPNLHTANDALIRLRFQQQAWDKLEQRIAHASAATEDLGLAKNHLWHEALVQKSLLNEPKKAEQSLHAVLELDPTHIGSIDELRNVHLETKHWERAAQYAKHLAEHSEQPLLHQAFLQ, encoded by the coding sequence ATGGCTGACAGTAAAGACCCGAAGACTTCCGAGCTACGTATCGACGAGATTCGTGCAGTTACAAACCTGCCTCAAAAAAGCCTTCCGCCTCCTCCTCCACGGAAATCAGCGAAGCCCATACAGCCGCCCCAACGCACACACTCCGCTGCGCCAACGACTGCCTATGAATCCGATCGACCAACTATCGAGGATCTTAACGCAACGGTCTCGCAGCAAAGCGTCCTTTCCTTACGTGCTAAAACCTTAATCACTCGTTTTCAAAACGATCTTCTATCCAATCCCGACGCCCTTCGTGCGGCTCGACTACACTTTGAGCTAGCTCATCTTTTCGACTGCCACCTGCAAAATCAAAGCAAGGCCATCGAGCACTATAAAAAAAGCTTGGAGCTCAAAAGCGATCATCTGCCCTCAATCCAAGGGCTGCGGCGGATTATGCTCGATAAAGGGCAGTTTGAAGAAGCGCTGCCACTTTTCGACCGCGAACTAGAGCGAACAGGAAACGTCCGCGACAAGGCCCGACTGCTGCGCCAAAAAGCTGCGGTGATCGAAACAAGCATGTCTGAGCCCGATAAAGCCTTCGAGCACTATTGCCGCGCTTTTGAACTCGATAACAGCGATCATGCTGCTTTGTTGGGTCTTGACCGATGCGCGCGAGTGCTTGGGCAATGGGATAAACTCGATCAAGTCTATCAAAAGAGAATCGCTCTAATAGACAAGGAATCAATCTATCGCGCTCAGCAGTTATTTGAGCGTGCCTGGATTGCAGAAACACAGCATCAACCAGACATCAGCGCGCCCGAACTGTATACAGCTGCCCTCGCTATCGATCCGAATCATCTTCCCGCGCGCGCGGCACTCAAACGCTTGCACGAAACACAGGAAAACTGGCAATCGCTCATTGAAGTGCTTACTCATGAGGCAGAATACACCAAAGACATTCGCATCAAAGCCGATAACTATTTACGCATCGCGCAACTTTATTCTGAAAAGTTAAGCGACGCGGATAACACGGCCCAAGCTCTGCAGAAGGCATCCTCTGTGTGCCCGCAGGATGCCGTGATCCTAGCGAGACTAGCGCGTCTGTACGAAGAAACGGCGCGACATAGAGCCGCGATAGGCGTCTGGGAGCGATGGGTCTCCATTGTTGAGGATCCAACGGACTTAGTTTCCGTCTCGTTTCGCATCGCAAAAATCGCCGACGACTTACTCGACGACGAAGAACTTGCCATCCAATGGTACGAGCGCACTCTTGGCATCGAGCCATCGCACACCGCGAGTCGACATCGTTTAGAGCAACTCTATCGAAAGCAGCAAAATTGGGACGCTCTTGTCGGGATGCTTCTCGCATTTGCACGAGCGAGCGAAGACAACAAAGAACGTGCTGCAGTTCATGCCAAAGTTGCGGGCATTCTGGAAGAACATACAAAAGAGCCAAATGATGCAATCGATCATCATCTACGCGCGCTAAGTTTTGTGTCAGACTACCAAGGATCCTTCAAGGCACTGGACCGGCTTTTTCGTAGCACGGGCCGCTTCGCGGAACTCTTGCAACTCTATGAACGACTTGTCGAAGAGCAAAACGATCCGACTGAGAAAACCGAACTGCTCTTTGCAATGGGCGGCCTGTGTGAAAATGAAGTAAAAGATTTTGCCCAAGCGGCGCTCTGTTACAAACGTATTCTTGGCGTACAAAAGGATAGTTTACGAGCCATCAGGGCCCTTCAACGCGTCTTGGAACGTGCCAAAGACTATAAGGAACTAGCGGAAGCTCTAAAACTTGAAGCACGACTAACCGTTGAAAAGAGCCGACTGGCACAAATCCACAACCAGATTGGCATTCTGTTGTTCGAGAAGCTAAACGACCTTCAAGGCGCAACCGTCAATCTTCGCAAAGCTCTGGATGCCGATGAAACCTTTGCCCCAGCGCTTGAGCAACTATGTCTCATTTACACGCAAGCGGGCCGATGGGAAGACGTGCTCCGCGTGTTGCAGCGTCAAGCTAACATCGAAACCCAACCGAAAGCTTCGGCCTCATTGTATTTTGAAATCGCAAGACTCTGCGAATATACCCTGGGACAAGCCGACCAAGCCATTCGCGCCTACGCAAAAGTTATTGAGTTTGATCCAAGCCATCGGCAAGGTGTTGAATCACTTCGCTCCTTACTTGTGAAACACGAGCGCTGGAAAGAACTTTCCGTAACATTAGAGCACTTATTTAAACATGCAAGCACCGCTTCGGAAAAAGCATTTATATGTTTGGATCTTGCATCACTCTATGAGAAAAAACTCGAAGATCTACCTCAGGCGATTTTGTTTTATGAAAAGGCTATCTCGCTACAGCCCAACTTGCACACCGCCAATGATGCATTAATTCGTTTACGTTTCCAGCAGCAAGCCTGGGACAAACTCGAGCAACGCATTGCTCATGCAAGCGCCGCCACAGAAGACCTTGGCCTGGCGAAAAATCATCTCTGGCATGAAGCCCTCGTTCAGAAATCACTTCTTAACGAACCAAAGAAAGCTGAACAATCGCTCCATGCAGTTCTCGAGCTTGACCCAACACATATTGGCTCAATTGATGAATTGCGAAACGTTCATCTTGAAACCAAGCATTGGGAAAGAGCAGCACAATACGCAAAACACTTAGCCGAACATAGCGAACAGCCCTTATTGCACCAGGCGTTCCTACAATAA
- a CDS encoding tetratricopeptide repeat protein: MQSYQTILTKTPDSSAALHALEDLGLQTRDWDLLTQVEGLLSAEQSNLVLAAAHMCRLGEALEAIGHNDAINAYRAAIKKDPDNLGAIHNFARLAELGSDVMIQIEAKRQLARIALDHADAASHLLESAFLWLEKADNPVEALKDLQAALDSDPSHKPTMDAVERLLINAGQFEQLLEIFLRNTSRLSEARDLCGCWFRIAKIQWEHVGDIAAAIHALDNALRADSSHLPSAIMLTSIYEQDRQWKRASELLEHILALANENDLRLETHLKLATLYEHHLNDRNRARQHLEAALAINPSHHDALVQMATWQSQSNDFQAAQKMAMRLSRIAQTPEAKAVSDGCLGRIALRQGRLEEALELLGKNFAILGPKDAFADDYKSLVEKMDAWSSYAQVIQAFIDYAKDSSPLVSKAFHELAWVQQFKLKLRDAATQTLRQGVRYSRGDATLRRTLAQRLVDAGKPDEAVAELTKAIKQQPADVELWQNLARIYRQSGQSTLCRLALQPLLLLDALSAEDHEFLLAFTPRAASAGASALDADAMRRLSVLPQEAEAATELLRATQPGLGKIFPPDFEAYGVGPRDKLSSKDDHPLAILSYRVGAILDVNEFDLYLHGTRTARVDVELGDPALVFIPNELSQLKRPAQAFLVARTFAKMALGLESTEKLTPRELQILLAAATRTVSAEFGYGLSGEEVLEDQNKRIIKALSRKQRKSLEEAAARYAVSPAPDFLQWVASIDQSANRAAALISDDLVCAIDMIRQSRREYRSLEGAALVSQSHEVRDLLRFWLSPLAIDLRRGMGIL; this comes from the coding sequence GTGCAATCGTATCAAACGATTCTCACCAAGACGCCCGACAGCAGCGCGGCTCTGCACGCCCTTGAAGATCTTGGCCTGCAAACCCGCGATTGGGATCTTCTTACACAAGTCGAGGGCCTACTTTCCGCGGAGCAATCTAACTTGGTACTGGCAGCCGCGCACATGTGCCGACTCGGCGAAGCACTGGAGGCCATCGGTCATAACGACGCCATCAATGCCTATCGAGCTGCAATCAAAAAAGATCCCGACAACCTTGGGGCGATTCATAACTTTGCACGGCTTGCCGAACTAGGATCCGATGTGATGATCCAAATCGAGGCCAAACGGCAACTTGCGCGCATCGCGCTTGATCACGCTGATGCGGCATCTCATCTGCTTGAGAGCGCATTTCTTTGGCTTGAGAAAGCAGACAATCCTGTCGAAGCGCTCAAAGATCTTCAAGCCGCTCTCGATAGCGACCCCTCTCACAAACCGACCATGGACGCAGTTGAGCGGTTACTTATCAATGCCGGGCAATTTGAACAGCTTTTAGAAATTTTCCTACGGAACACGTCACGTCTTAGCGAAGCGCGTGATCTTTGTGGCTGTTGGTTTCGCATTGCCAAGATCCAATGGGAACACGTGGGCGATATTGCTGCGGCCATCCATGCCCTTGATAACGCATTGCGCGCGGATTCGAGTCATTTGCCCTCCGCCATCATGCTTACGAGCATCTACGAACAAGATCGGCAGTGGAAACGGGCAAGTGAACTTCTAGAACACATCCTAGCTCTGGCCAACGAAAACGACCTGCGTTTGGAAACGCATCTAAAACTAGCTACACTTTACGAGCACCATCTCAATGATCGCAACCGAGCTCGACAACACCTAGAAGCTGCTCTCGCTATCAACCCAAGCCATCACGACGCACTCGTGCAAATGGCGACATGGCAGTCGCAAAGCAATGACTTTCAGGCTGCTCAAAAGATGGCAATGCGCTTAAGCCGCATCGCTCAGACACCGGAAGCGAAGGCGGTATCGGACGGTTGCTTGGGCCGCATCGCGCTAAGACAGGGTCGTCTCGAGGAAGCGCTGGAGCTTCTGGGCAAGAACTTCGCGATCCTTGGCCCTAAAGATGCGTTTGCAGACGACTACAAAAGCCTCGTGGAAAAGATGGACGCCTGGAGCAGCTACGCCCAAGTCATTCAGGCCTTTATTGACTACGCAAAAGATAGTTCACCTTTGGTCTCAAAAGCATTCCACGAGCTTGCATGGGTGCAACAATTCAAACTGAAACTGCGCGACGCGGCAACGCAAACCTTGCGCCAAGGCGTAAGGTATTCTCGCGGCGATGCCACCTTGCGACGCACGCTAGCTCAGCGCCTCGTCGATGCAGGCAAACCCGATGAAGCCGTAGCTGAACTGACAAAAGCCATCAAGCAGCAACCCGCCGATGTCGAACTCTGGCAAAATCTTGCGCGTATTTATCGGCAAAGCGGTCAGAGTACGCTTTGCCGCCTGGCACTTCAGCCTTTGCTACTACTTGATGCTCTAAGCGCAGAGGACCATGAGTTCCTTCTTGCCTTTACGCCGCGTGCCGCATCCGCGGGAGCAAGTGCGCTTGATGCTGATGCCATGCGGCGACTAAGTGTACTCCCACAAGAAGCAGAAGCTGCAACCGAGCTATTGCGTGCTACGCAACCAGGACTCGGTAAAATATTTCCTCCCGATTTTGAAGCCTACGGGGTGGGCCCTCGTGACAAACTAAGCTCAAAAGATGACCATCCGCTAGCCATTCTCAGCTATCGTGTAGGCGCCATTTTGGACGTCAATGAGTTTGATTTGTATTTGCATGGCACTCGCACGGCTCGAGTGGATGTCGAACTGGGCGATCCAGCTCTCGTTTTTATCCCTAACGAACTGTCCCAACTCAAACGTCCAGCTCAAGCTTTTTTGGTGGCGCGCACCTTTGCGAAAATGGCTCTAGGTCTGGAATCCACCGAGAAACTCACTCCGCGTGAACTTCAGATCTTGCTAGCGGCGGCGACTCGGACAGTCAGTGCAGAGTTCGGTTACGGTCTTAGCGGCGAAGAGGTCTTGGAAGACCAGAACAAACGGATTATCAAGGCTCTTAGTCGCAAACAACGCAAAAGCCTGGAGGAAGCGGCAGCACGCTATGCCGTGAGTCCAGCTCCCGACTTTTTGCAATGGGTGGCCAGCATTGATCAAAGCGCTAATCGGGCCGCAGCTCTTATAAGCGATGATTTGGTCTGCGCTATCGACATGATTCGCCAATCGCGTCGTGAATACCGAAGCCTGGAGGGCGCAGCGCTAGTAAGCCAGAGCCACGAAGTTCGTGATTTGCTGCGTTTTTGGCTCAGCCCTCTAGCCATCGATCTTCGCCGCGGGATGGGCATCCTTTAG
- a CDS encoding DUF4388 domain-containing protein, whose translation MPSHILIVESNQTIRKAMSNTLTRAGYSISHAETIDKTASFLKNNPSVQLVFADVQTLGGEREFLKDFSHVFQAHPSVEWILTHFSSMRVPQKIQKPNLRCLEKPFSPETVLKQSSKYVQSSLGNDEIAVSGDETEDISPLDESGYAKSTQWLQEQSVVLNAWVERLSEGLTPIIRTLQTPSELTPRVFSTALQQTLGEKQLQALSHDLSRLSPTAKGLASLEGRIDHAPLIETLQMLQMQNQTGTLNIRKNDRVIHVCLSNGAVDMAVSEGSSPEFLLGRYLIEKGFIRRDELEGLLNDNNDELEQLLGRRLLHKELISTNELTEALARQTTDLLCEALRWNEGTFRFDKENLLPEARLARLQLPVQSLILEGVRRIDEWRLIESRISDFSSVFSRTQNEQESNLSQEFDDSHKKVWELIDGKRDLRSIIDASSMSSFDVCKAAYQLLDSNMIQSPSMH comes from the coding sequence ATGCCGTCGCACATTCTCATTGTCGAAAGCAATCAAACCATTCGCAAAGCCATGTCAAATACGCTTACGCGAGCCGGTTATTCCATCAGTCATGCCGAAACAATCGATAAAACGGCAAGCTTTCTAAAGAACAATCCTTCGGTGCAACTCGTCTTTGCAGATGTCCAAACGCTCGGTGGGGAACGCGAGTTTCTCAAAGACTTCTCCCATGTCTTTCAAGCACACCCGTCGGTTGAATGGATACTCACGCATTTCTCCTCCATGCGCGTCCCTCAAAAGATACAAAAGCCAAACTTACGTTGTCTTGAAAAACCCTTCTCTCCAGAAACAGTTCTAAAGCAGTCGTCCAAATACGTACAAAGCAGTCTTGGAAACGATGAGATTGCCGTTAGCGGCGATGAAACCGAAGATATCAGTCCACTTGATGAGAGCGGCTACGCGAAATCAACGCAATGGCTGCAAGAACAAAGTGTGGTTTTAAATGCATGGGTGGAACGGCTTTCGGAGGGGCTGACGCCAATCATACGCACACTTCAAACACCTTCGGAACTAACGCCTCGCGTTTTTAGCACGGCTCTTCAGCAAACACTCGGCGAAAAACAACTTCAAGCACTTAGCCATGACTTGAGTCGACTAAGTCCCACTGCAAAGGGGCTTGCCTCTCTTGAAGGCCGCATCGATCATGCCCCACTGATCGAAACCTTGCAGATGCTGCAAATGCAAAACCAGACAGGCACACTAAATATTCGCAAAAATGATCGGGTAATTCATGTTTGCTTGAGCAATGGCGCCGTTGACATGGCAGTTAGCGAAGGCTCGTCGCCAGAGTTTCTACTGGGGCGCTACCTTATCGAAAAAGGTTTTATTCGACGCGATGAACTTGAAGGCCTTCTAAACGACAACAATGATGAGCTCGAACAATTGCTCGGGCGTCGCTTACTCCACAAAGAGCTTATTTCAACAAACGAGCTGACAGAAGCTTTGGCCCGACAGACAACCGACTTACTTTGCGAAGCACTGCGTTGGAACGAAGGAACCTTCCGCTTCGACAAAGAAAACCTGCTGCCAGAAGCACGCCTTGCAAGATTGCAGCTTCCAGTGCAATCCCTTATCCTAGAAGGCGTCCGACGCATCGATGAATGGCGACTGATTGAGAGTCGAATCTCTGATTTTTCCAGTGTGTTTAGTCGCACTCAAAACGAGCAGGAATCAAATTTGTCTCAAGAGTTTGACGACAGTCATAAAAAAGTCTGGGAGTTAATTGATGGAAAAAGAGATTTGCGTTCCATCATTGACGCCTCATCCATGAGTTCATTTGATGTTTGCAAAGCTGCATATCAGCTGCTTGACAGCAATATGATTCAAAGCCCCAGCATGCACTAG
- a CDS encoding LysE family translocator, with protein MAVELLAFAGVMVLGQFSPGPDMILLTRISLAEGASAGYWAATGVACGLCLHALLAIAGTAQLFAAGGAISVALRVFSAAYLLYLAWLLFKSTKASGQQRTATSGRAKLTGFRAGFLCNVLNPKAVVFLAAAMMPFMSAKHPSWWPWLLGAIVVMQGWLLWLLWVKMLQKPRIQAVYARSQHFINLLFALVLSALALKLVWSIQSI; from the coding sequence ATGGCGGTGGAGCTTTTAGCGTTTGCAGGCGTTATGGTCCTTGGGCAGTTTAGCCCGGGTCCGGACATGATTCTTCTGACGCGAATATCGCTGGCCGAGGGTGCTTCGGCGGGCTATTGGGCAGCGACTGGCGTTGCATGTGGTCTATGCCTGCACGCATTGCTTGCCATTGCGGGTACGGCTCAGCTTTTTGCAGCAGGAGGTGCCATTTCCGTTGCGCTAAGAGTTTTTTCGGCCGCATACCTTTTGTATTTAGCGTGGTTGCTCTTCAAGAGCACAAAAGCATCGGGGCAACAGCGCACGGCAACTTCGGGCCGAGCGAAGCTTACTGGTTTTCGCGCTGGTTTTTTGTGCAATGTTCTTAATCCAAAGGCCGTGGTGTTTTTAGCCGCCGCGATGATGCCATTTATGTCGGCAAAGCATCCGAGCTGGTGGCCCTGGCTTCTTGGCGCGATCGTCGTGATGCAAGGCTGGCTGCTTTGGCTACTCTGGGTAAAAATGCTTCAAAAACCGCGTATTCAGGCTGTTTATGCACGCTCGCAACACTTTATTAACCTCCTTTTTGCGTTGGTGCTAAGTGCGCTTGCACTGAAACTCGTATGGAGCATTCAGAGCATCTAG